A genomic stretch from Chitinophagaceae bacterium includes:
- the murG gene encoding undecaprenyldiphospho-muramoylpentapeptide beta-N-acetylglucosaminyltransferase: protein MNNGELGNSDTAAGSPLRGRRGLRIIMAGGGTGGHIFPAIAIANAIKKIKPDAEILFVGAKGKMEMEKVPQAGYEIKGLDIAGFNRSSLIKNIGLPFKLVKSFIQVRTIINQFKPDAVIGVGGYSSFPVLRFAQGKGIPTFIHESNSFAGKSNILLGKKARKVFVSGDGMEKFFPAAKLMITGNPVRASISQSTVARGEALKFFSLDPAKKTVMVVGGSLGAKSINEAIDAGIDEFEKNNLQLIWQTGKPYAAKAKARAEGKYNVWVNEFITQMEHAYSAADVVISRAGAMAITEICLVAKPAVFVPFPFAAEDHQTANAQHLVAKQAGVMVKDSEAKDKLVNTILTLAKDDAKQAELKQNIAKLGVSDADRIIAEEILKNIVHSV from the coding sequence ATGAATAACGGAGAGTTAGGAAATAGTGATACTGCTGCCGGTTCCCCCTTAAGGGGGCGGAGGGGGCTTCGTATCATTATGGCAGGTGGAGGAACAGGCGGACATATTTTTCCGGCCATTGCCATTGCAAATGCCATAAAGAAGATAAAGCCAGATGCAGAGATTTTGTTTGTGGGCGCAAAGGGAAAAATGGAAATGGAAAAAGTGCCGCAGGCAGGTTACGAAATAAAAGGGCTGGATATCGCAGGTTTTAACAGAAGTTCTTTGATAAAAAACATTGGTTTGCCGTTTAAGCTGGTAAAGAGTTTTATACAGGTGCGGACAATCATCAATCAGTTTAAACCAGATGCGGTAATTGGAGTAGGTGGTTATTCCAGTTTTCCCGTACTGCGTTTTGCCCAGGGTAAAGGCATTCCAACCTTTATTCATGAAAGTAATTCGTTTGCAGGAAAATCAAATATCCTGCTGGGGAAGAAAGCAAGGAAAGTGTTTGTGTCAGGTGATGGAATGGAGAAATTTTTTCCCGCTGCGAAATTGATGATTACAGGTAATCCTGTCCGGGCTTCTATTTCACAATCAACGGTGGCAAGAGGAGAAGCATTGAAGTTTTTTTCACTTGACCCGGCAAAGAAAACAGTAATGGTGGTGGGAGGAAGTCTTGGTGCAAAAAGTATTAACGAAGCTATTGATGCAGGAATTGATGAGTTTGAAAAAAACAACCTGCAGCTCATTTGGCAAACAGGAAAACCGTATGCAGCAAAAGCAAAAGCAAGAGCTGAAGGAAAATACAATGTGTGGGTGAATGAGTTTATTACGCAGATGGAACATGCTTACTCAGCAGCTGATGTGGTGATTTCAAGAGCTGGAGCGATGGCGATTACTGAAATCTGTTTAGTTGCAAAGCCGGCGGTATTTGTTCCGTTTCCTTTTGCAGCAGAAGATCATCAAACAGCAAATGCGCAGCACCTCGTTGCAAAACAGGCAGGGGTGATGGTAAAGGACAGTGAGGCAAAAGATAAACTGGTGAATACCATTCTTACGTTGGCAAAAGATGATGCAAAGCAGGCCGAATTGAAACAGAATATCGCAAAGCTTGGTGTAAGTGATGCTGATAGAATTATTGCAGAAGAGATTTTAAAAAATATAGTTCACTCCGTCTGA